In the genome of Fusarium poae strain DAOMC 252244 chromosome 1, whole genome shotgun sequence, the window TCGAGCCATGAGCCGAGGCATTGCCCCTGCGACTTGCATCGGAGCTTTCGTTGCAACACGACCTGTCATCCGCTGTGATGCGCCCACCCTAGCTACGGGACCTCCACGACGAAACCGCTCTTTTGATGTTTCCCCGGATACTGTCCGTCAGCTTTCTAGCGGAAGTATTGCTGGTATGTTACCCAACCTTTGTGATCTTAAGCGAACGGTAAACTCATAACTGTCCTTAGGATTTGGAGTTGGGGTTGTAGTCGCCCTCTTTTCACGAACCCTTGCATTTCTTGCAGGAGTAATTGCCTTTTCCATTCATGTAAGTCAtcttacctaggtatctacTTGCACGACTTGGTCTCACATCATTAGCTCGCCTCCCGTTGGGGCTTGGATATTCCTCGAACCCTTGGTATTGAAAAACTGCTGAAGAATAGCTCGATCTGGAATAAGAGCAAGAACAGGCCATTGTTTACCGCCTCTTTCCTTGCAACATTTATACTAGCTACCTTTGTACGTATATAGCGTTATGGGTACCGATTTCGTTGCTTAATCAATGCGCACTGTCTCTCTCTTGAGCCAGGCCGTTGTCACGTCATCACCATCGAAATAACCTTGCGTCTTCTCAAGGACCTTCTCATTGTAGGCGTTGAGCCAACCCTTCTCTTCCGAAGTGAGTAGTGTCGTATCGATCAGGTTTCGACAGTAAGGTACCATGGTGACATACTCAAAGCCCAAGAAAGGCTTGTCACCAAAGGAGTGCTTAGTCTTGACTTCCTTGACAAGAACCATATTCTCGATTCGAATGCCGTATTTTCCATCCTCATAGTAACCGGGCTCGTTGGACAATACGTTTCCTGGGGCAAGGGCCACTTCGGCGTATTGGACACGAGTGCCGATGCCAATGGGACCTTCGTGCACATTCAGGAATGATCCGACTCCATGTCCAGTACCATGTCTATAATCCAGTCCGTTTTTCTATCATAGTGTTAGGTATCACAGCTGATATGTTCTCAATGGCTGCTTACCCAAAGATGTTGTCTCGCCAAGCTATCAAGGGCAAAACCAGTGGTTCCCTTGGGAAAGATGGCTTGGTCCAGAGAGATGTGTCCCTTCAGAACCAAAGTGTATGCTTCCCTCTCAGCATCCGTCGGTGTTCCAAAGTGCAGTGTTCGAGTGGTGTCGGTGGTGCCATCGCGGTATTGAGCACCAGAATCACAAAGGTAGATGGCTTCGGGGTCAATCGTGGCACAGTTTCCACGCTCGGGGCCATAATGAATGATCGCAGCGCTGTAGGCAAATGGTCAGTAAATCTTAATAGCACGGGTCGATAACCGGGTTCTATGGATGGCAGATGTCTCAACAGCAATGACCAGTATACTCACTTTGCACCAGTAGAGGAGATAGTCGGGAACGATAAGCCAACAAagtccttcttttctttgcgAAGCGCCTCAAGCTTGTCGGCAGCCTGAACTTCATCAAGTGTAACCTTCTTGTTCACTAGCTGATCCTCGAGCCAAGCAAAATATTGGATGAGCGAAGCACCGTCCCGCACATGGCAGTCCCTCATACCCTTAAGTTCTGCCTCGGTCTTGATGGCCTTTGCATCACCAATCAGGCTTCTAATCTCATCAACCGAAGAGTCACCTCCAAGAGCTCGCTTGAGTGCCCATGAGCCCTTGTTAGAGATCAGGAAGTTTCCCTTGGGGGCCTTATCATCAGCTTTTCTCTTTTCGGCAACAGCAGCGTGGAGTGCTTGAGAATCCTCAAAGATAGCATCGTATGGTTTGATCTCAACCTTGTTCGAAGTGAGATGAGAGCGGCACTCATCACTCAACTTAGAGTCATCAATGTAAAGCTTGGCAGCATCGGGTGTGACCGTGGCATAGGCAAAGAATACGGGGTTGTAAGGTATGTCGCTACCACGCAGATTGAATAACCACGCAATCTCATCCAGCATAGAAACAAGAAAGCCGGGAGAATGCTTCTTTCCTATCTCCTGGCGGACCTTGTTTAGTTTGTTCAACACAGACTCTCCTGCAAGCTCGTCTGGCTGGATGATGACATTTTCTGAGGGACGGGCAGGACGCTCATCACCCCAGACCATATCGACGAGGTTTCCATCAACAGCAACCAGTTCAGCACCGCCGTTCTTTCGAATCTTTTCAGCCAGACCCTTGGCCGTAGAGCCAGAAATGAGAGTCGGGTCAACTCCCACATTCTTCCCACCGGACGATTGTTCGGCGGACCAGTCCTGCCAAGTAGGGACATCTTGAAGGCCTTGTTTAAGTAGTGTCCAATTATCGTCGAGTTGAGATGCAGCCTGGTTGAAGTAACGACCATCAGTAGCAAGGGCAGCAGAGTCCAGGGTCACAACGGCACAACCAGCAGAGCCAGTGAAACCTGAGATGTAAGCCCTCCTGGCATCGCATTCTGCGATGTACTCAGACGAGTGGCTGTCCTCAGAAGGAATAACTGTGATCTATCGTTGGCAATGCTCTTTCGTAAACAAAGAGCACCGGCGAGCTCGAATACTTACTGTAAACTTGGACGTTACGCTCATTCATCAAGCCCCTCAGGCGGGTGAGCCTGGAAGTAGAATCGAGTTTGGCCATGGTTTCAGATGAGGTCCAGCGGCGAGACGATAAGCGTGAAGCTGCAGCTAGTCGACGAGGTGCCGAACGGAGGAGTGAGGTCACAGTCTGGAAAACCATTGAAAATCAGACGCACGAAACAAACACACCTCGAGAGGGAAGAGACGAACTGGGATGAAGTAGGCGAATCAATTGAGGAAGTTGGGAGCTCAATGTCCCAGTGACTTCAGAGAGGGGTGTCAGTGTACGTTCAATGAGATGACTTAGATGCCACAGGGCTTAAGTGATGTAAGTGAAtgcgatgaagatgaagaagaaaccGTTGAATGTTTTAGGGGGGGATTATTCTCAAAGCAGATATGAGGAAGAATGAAGCTCTGTATCATAGGTAATGAAGTGTCATGATGAGGAGAATGAGGGGCTCGGGGATGGAGTCATGGCTATGAGGAGTTGATGTGTTGGTCTGCTCACCTTGATAGGAGAATTGTAGTAAAAACAATCAAGAGCTGCTGTAGCTACTAAGGCAAGTTGTTTACAAAAAGCAAATATTATCGTTTTCGTACAAGACAGAATATAAGATCACGGGTCAAGATGCGTCGAGGCAAGAAATGCGAGTGTCAATCATGGATAACCTGTACCCGTTATGTAACACACCTTCCTCATGCTGGGTGGCGCGGGGCAAACTGAGTGAGCAAGCGGATCTTTGGAATGGCCGTTGCCCCGAAGGAAGCCGCTTTCCTTCAATCCAACAGTCACTCACTGACTGCCCTGGAAGTGAAAGAATTAGCTCAATACTAAAGCTGCTACTTATCAAGTACTAATTCTTCTCGGCCATGGGGGGatcagtaaaaaaaaattaaaaaaaatacaTTGTCTCTGAAAGAATATACATTCTGCAGTTAAACCCCCACGCTTAATTCGACACAAGTCACCATCATCGTGACAGGCTTCCCATGTACCCCACTTCAGGTACATGTACCTTTTCAGCgactggcctggcctggcctggcctggcgTTGCCTTGCTTAGGCTCTCAATATCTTACCACGCCCAGGGTGTTTAAACCTCTAACCTGGACAACCGGCCCTTTCGAGCATCAATTCATTTTTATTGTGAGGCGACTCTATCTTGGGTAGCCTCAGTACTCGACACACCGATatttcttgtcttgtctacctagtctagtctacCAAACCCCCGCCAAAGGGTTCTGTGCATTAAGGTAGATAGACACCCCAGCAACAATCCCGGCAACAAAACTGCACTTTGATCCAGTCGTGTAGACTAATACTTCGAcacaactacctacctacctacgtaTTTCCAGAAGGCTTCGAATTTATCACCATTTAAGGCAAGAGCAACTTATCTCAGGTATGGCCTTTCCCTCTCTCTTCATCCCCTTCTAACAAATGTACGTACAGAGTCATCAGAGATTTTCTAACGGAGTTACAAGGGGTGTGATACCAGGCTCCTTTTCTCGTATTTGTGATTCTTGGGAAACCTATCTGTCCTTGTATGATACTTAGCTATCTGAAAGTCACCAGCTTTAAAATAGATCGCTGTGATCTATTCTCATCTTCTGAAGCGCGAGCTTGTCGGCCACGGGCAAGTACAGCCCACTGCTTTCGCAAGTGTCAAGCCGACCGTTGTTTGAGCACTGTCGGATATCCCATCTTCGCTGTCTGACTGCTTCCGTTGGCACTCGAGAAACTTTACCAGCACTACTGGGAGTAGCCTCCAATTGTTCATTGGAACttttcatcatggctgaagATCAGGTCCCAACGTCAATACCAGAGGTTGAGAGCGTGCGTGAACCAAACACAAGCTGGATCTGCTTTCTTGCCAGGCAGAGAATTCAACTAGTTTACTGACTTGTTTGTAGCTCATTCTATCTCTATACCAGCCAAACCCCCCTGAGATCATCAAACGAACACAAGCTATTCTGTCACGACTTCAGGATTCCCCAGAAGCTTGGGGCCTTGCTCGTGATTTGCTTGCGAGACCCGAAGAACAGGTCAGGTTCTTTGGTGCACTCACCATTGtcatcaagctcaacaaCGAGAGGTAGTTCTGTTCTGCCCAAGACGGTTTATGTGTATTCGCTGACATCCCGCAGCTCGTCTCTTACCCCTGAGAATGCTGCTGAGCTGCTGGAAGTGCTGATAGGAAGATACATCGATACTCTTCGCAGCGGAACCTCGCCACTAGTCGCTAGGAAGCTTGCTTCGGCTCTCGCCACCTTCTTCCTCAGCTTCCATCAGGTTTGGGGCACCTTCTGTCATCACCTTGTACTATGTTTGGTCTCAGGCCAGTCATGCCGGCCAAGCGCTCTTCATAATGCTCCCGATTCATCCTCTCTCATTGACCGTATGAACCCTTCGCAACTACAACCCGCTCTCTGGGTTTTGAGAAACGTGTTGGAAGAAGCTACCAAGATCAACCTGAATTCGCCCAAAAAGTTTGTCCTACCATGTTCCTTAGAGTACGTCTGTTGACCTTTTAATAGTATTGGCGTCTATGATGCGATTCTCGAAAACCTGCCTGGCGCAGTGGCTCTAATGAGTCGTGGCATGTCACCTCAAGTTACAAACGAGGCTGCTCACGAGGATGCAATCCAGTGCCTACAGGTAAATCATACGAACTTTTCTTCTGCTAGTTACTAATTTTGATCTAGTCTTGGGTGTGGTTTGCTCAaaagtcatcatcaagaGACACTAGACTCTCTGAGCCCATTGAACCGTTGATCACTGCTGTTATTAATTCTCTCACAATCGACGAGCTTTACAGTGTATCGACAGAATTGATGACGGATCTTTTGTCTAACTGCTTGCCGTTCCTGACCGATTCACATCTTGAGAGCCTCAGTCAGCTCTTTGACACTCCTTGGTTTCAGCGCCGTTATCAGGAATTGATCCAGGGTGATTTTGACTTTGAACCGGTTCAGTTTGGGCAACTCATCCTCGCATTCGGCGAAGCCAAAATCGACAGCTTGATGCAAAGTAACGACAGTCGATCCCAGAGGCTGCTATCAAATCTGTGCGGTCTGCTTGCTGCGCAGGGCGATCTTGTCGAAGATAGGATTTTTGTCCCGGCCCTTGAGTTTTGGCTAACTTATGCCGAGACTATGACTGACTCGATGTACAGTGACCCGGAGTCAGTCAATACATGGGTTCCACAAGCACGCTCGCATGCATTGCAAGCTGTATCGAACGCGTGGCAGAAAATAGTCTACCCACCTACCAAAGACTTCCTTTCTTGGGACTCAAACGAACGGATGAGCTTCTCCAGTGCAAGAAAAGACGTTGTAGATCTGCTTCAATCTGTCTATACCTTGGTAGGGCCGGAACTTGTAGCAACATTCGCAGACCTGGTGCTCAAAGCGTTGTCTGAGTCCGCATGGCTACAGCTCGAGGCCGCAGCCTTTTGTCTCGGTGGGCTCGCAGATTGCACCAGTGACGACGGTAGATGCGATGACGCGCTTGCCGTTGTTTTCAGGTCATCCTTATTCTCAATTTTGCGATCTGGACAGGGGGAGGTCCCTTCTAGAGTTCGACAGACTTGTGTTGCTCTAATTGAGCGCTACACAGAATATTTCGAGCGAAATATTGCGGAGCTACACCCAGCCCTGAATTTTA includes:
- a CDS encoding hypothetical protein (TransMembrane:2 (n17-28c36/37o67-92i127-143o)) — translated: MYRTFNSRIALRAMSRGIAPATCIGAFVATRPVIRCDAPTLATGPPRRNRSFDVSPDTVRQLSSGSIAGFGVGVVVALFSRTLAFLAGVIAFSIHLASRWGLDIPRTLGIEKLLKNSSIWNKSKNRPLFTASFLATFILATFVRI
- a CDS encoding hypothetical protein (BUSCO:6878at5125) gives rise to the protein MAEDQVPTSIPEVESLILSLYQPNPPEIIKRTQAILSRLQDSPEAWGLARDLLARPEEQVRFFGALTIVIKLNNESSSLTPENAAELLEVLIGRYIDTLRSGTSPLVARKLASALATFFLSFHQVWGTFCHHLVLCLVSGQSCRPSALHNAPDSSSLIDRMNPSQLQPALWVLRNVLEEATKINLNSPKNIGVYDAILENLPGAVALMSRGMSPQVTNEAAHEDAIQCLQSWVWFAQKSSSRDTRLSEPIEPLITAVINSLTIDELYSVSTELMTDLLSNCLPFLTDSHLESLSQLFDTPWFQRRYQELIQGDFDFEPVQFGQLILAFGEAKIDSLMQSNDSRSQRLLSNLCGLLAAQGDLVEDRIFVPALEFWLTYAETMTDSMYSDPESVNTWVPQARSHALQAVSNAWQKIVYPPTKDFLSWDSNERMSFSSARKDVVDLLQSVYTLVGPELVATFADLVLKALSESAWLQLEAAAFCLGGLADCTSDDGRCDDALAVVFRSSLFSILRSGQGEVPSRVRQTCVALIERYTEYFERNIAELHPALNFIFGFVGEHAMANAAAKSILRLCGSCRGALHTEAHGFLNEYQNLVSGERLDCAASEKVVGGIAAVIQAMPDTNQKYSACARLLGFIQADVQRSLELLQSPPDNPLPCFGPPRYCAYAAPDENPALHTALRSLRCLASIGKGLQASSELSVDLEGDNVSTQAVDPQLIQLQETIMSIISQIQESFNSSGEVVELVCSVLRSGFSESEPGPFVLPPHSVAQYLTYQGLQTPRVGLLVKTACSFVSSLEHDGLENQQEMLNSVVLWVIGLLKQLPSHEADPELSQNGIDFVTRLLNKRPITLLRLEPSNAAEFFFLFTLEVLDGKEPLPKTSAAEFWSTFVSIKYESQELNDITQQAMQMLGPLLAQSLARNLGGNASRSELDKLSEPLKKLVVRYPTAKSWLESGLAHETFPSDKVSAQDKAVFVKKVISLRGARATNQVVRDFWQSSRGSNFAYAS
- a CDS encoding hypothetical protein (MEROPS:MER0003105~BUSCO:10558at5125), which codes for MVFQTVTSLLRSAPRRLAAASRLSSRRWTSSETMAKLDSTSRLTRLRGLMNERNVQVYIIPSEDSHSSEYIAECDARRAYISGFTGSAGCAVVTLDSAALATDGRYFNQAASQLDDNWTLLKQGLQDVPTWQDWSAEQSSGGKNVGVDPTLISGSTAKGLAEKIRKNGGAELVAVDGNLVDMVWGDERPARPSENVIIQPDELAGESVLNKLNKVRQEIGKKHSPGFLVSMLDEIAWLFNLRGSDIPYNPVFFAYATVTPDAAKLYIDDSKLSDECRSHLTSNKVEIKPYDAIFEDSQALHAAVAEKRKADDKAPKGNFLISNKGSWALKRALGGDSSVDEIRSLIGDAKAIKTEAELKGMRDCHVRDGASLIQYFAWLEDQLVNKKVTLDEVQAADKLEALRKEKKDFVGLSFPTISSTGANAAIIHYGPERGNCATIDPEAIYLCDSGAQYRDGTTDTTRTLHFGTPTDAEREAYTLVLKGHISLDQAIFPKGTTGFALDSLARQHLWKNGLDYRHGTGHGVGSFLNVHEGPIGIGTRVQYAEVALAPGNVLSNEPGYYEDGKYGIRIENMVLVKEVKTKHSFGDKPFLGFEYVTMVPYCRNLIDTTLLTSEEKGWLNAYNEKVLEKTQGYFDGDDVTTAWLKRETVRID